The genomic segment tggggcccGGGTCCTGCTGGCTGTGTTGTCAAGTGACTCCTGTGTCTGTCTTTCAGAGACACCATGGACAGCGCAAAGCAGAGTGCTGCCCTGTGTCTGCTGCGCCTGTACCGGACGTCTCCCCACCTTGTCCCCACGGGCGATTGGGCGTCCCGAGTGGTGCACCTCCTCAATGACCAGCACTTGGTAAATGCCTCTGGCAAAGAGTCACCTTTGCAGGAATGGCCACTGCGACGACTCCGTGGGGCGTTTCATGCACTCACAGCCCTTGAGCCTGGAGTGCCCTCTTCAGGGGGGAGGAGTCGATGCAGTGTCTGTCTCACCTGGAACTCGGTGTTGGGGAACTCTTGCGTGCTGGGGTGCACAGCTGAGCAAGAGAGAGGCCCCGTTTTCCGGAGATGCCCTGTGCAGTGAGGGCGTTCCCAGTGCATTGGGTGAGGACCGGGCCTCGAGTGACTCAGTGATTGTGTTAGATATCTGCACTGAGCGGGTGTGTGGGATGTGGCACTAGGAGGCAAGGTCAGGAGTAAGGGCTGGACACAGTGGCCTtgtcctgcctgtgttctgttgTGTAAGTGAGAGAGTCACACTCTGAGACAAGCAGGACGATTGTCCTGCCGAGTGGAGGGAGGCTCTATGTTAGGTGGTCAGTACGACTTCCAGGAGAGAAATCTACCTTAAAAatctaattgaaaataaatgatcTTTACCTGGAGATTCGGAGGTAAGAGCTTGTTAGGGCGTGACAGTTGGTGAGCTGTCCCCACTTCACTGGCCCCACCCCTGGGGCAGGCTTGTGTCTGGGACAGGGCAGCCCCTCCTCTTCGGGCAGAGCTGTCCggagtgggtggggcaggatgGGACGCCCAGGACTATGACTTCACAGGCCAGCCACACTTGCTGGGTTACACCAGCTTGTGCTGGGTCAGATGCCACCGGTGGGCTGAGAAGCAGTGCGGGAGGCTGGGAGGCGTCATCTCCCAAGTTGACCCTCAGGGGGACCCTGTGAGGCAGCAGGGCATTTCCTAGTTTTGCAGATGAGgcaacagaggctcagagggtcAGATAGCTTCACACATCCAGGTTTGGATCAGGAGTTGGTGAAGGCTCAGAGCTGGGGTCTGGGGCCCTCAAATGTCCCGGAACCCAGGGGTTACACAAAGGTGGCAGAGGGTGGATGGGCCGGGGCTGGGTGTTTCGGCCTCTTCTGGGTACAGCACTCCGTGCAGACACTGTTGCTCAGGTGCATGGGTTTCTGGTGCAGGCCATTCTGCTGCCTTATCAGGGGAGCCCCTGCAGCCACATGGTGGACAGGTCCCtgggcccaccctcctccctgcacagatGCTGCAGGGATGCAGAGACAGCCAGAGGCTCTGCTCAGTGGCCCAGGAGCTCCAGCCAACTCTTGTTGATGGATTGCTCGTTCCGTCCTATAGAGATTTGGtgagccaggccaggcccagacACTCAGGAGCTGCGGTAAGCAGCTCTCTGCTATGGTGGAACCTGCTGCATGTTAGGCATGGAGTCTGTGGGAGCGTTTTGTCTCTCTGTCTGGCCCGGGCAGTCTTTGGCACTTACTTCGCCCGTGAGGGATGGAGGCCAGTCAGCGGCTCGTTGGTGTGGCTTTCACGTCCTGCCAGTAGCCGTGGGACGGCACAGCAAGGTTCCGAGGAGGTCACCTGGCGCTGATGGCTCCCACCTCTGTGCTCCcagagttggggtgggggcaggggagcaccTGACCCCAGGGCAGTTTCTGAGCTTGCTCACATCTTCACTGGGAAGTAGTACTGCTCAGCCTGTCTTTTCACATTTGAGAGCGTCTCTACTCAGCGGACGTCTCCCTGTAGGGGTCGGGGTCTACTGGAAACAGCCACGACTCGTGCTAATTCGGCAGCCAGGGCTGCCCGTGCTGCCGGGAGGGTCCCGGCGCCACCAGCCTGGGCCGCTTTCCGCAAGGGGCCTGCCTTGGCCGGCTGGCTCGGCTGGCTGGAGCAtggtcctgtgcaccaaaaggctgtgagttcagtctctggtcagggcacacgcctaggtggcaggtgtgatccccagtcagggtgtgtgcaggaggcaactgactgatactggtacttcactttcttccttcctctctctaaagtaaaaacATTTCCTTGGATAAGGATGTTAAAAGAAAAAGGGGGCAGAATGGGCTTTTTCAGCTGCTTTTTTCCACAGCCTCACTTTTGGGCTGTAAAGACTCATGCGACTCTAAAGGTAATGCCTGTCCACAGTCCACGCGGGCTGATGAGAAAGTGGGATGGCGGGCACTGCTGTCCGCCGGCCAGACGGCCAACTGGGTGGACGAGGTGACGGGATGGGCGGGGACTGGGGTGCCGAGCTGCAGTGGTCTGGGGTGGCCTGGCGCTTGCTAGGCAGTTGGTGAGAGAAGCTGCCTAGAGGAAACTGCCTGCGGGCGCCTTCCTACCTTCACAAGGTTGGGCGGTCTGCGGGCTGCCAGTCTGTGGCTCTTAAAGGGTCACTGGAAAAACAGGCTGGAAATGAGAGGTCCACTTCAGGTGGCCTGACTGGGACCGAAACGCGCGCTGTGCGTGCGTCCTCCTTTCAGGGCGTAGTGACTGCAGCCACGAGTCTCATCACCACCTTAGCGCAGAAGAACCCGGAAGAGTTTAAAACCTCCGTGTCTCTGGCCGTCTCCAGATTGAGCAGAGTAAGTCTGTGGATGGGGAATGGAGCTCAGGGTGGGTTTGGTTGCAGTGATTTCATGCAATTAATATATTCGTTTACTTTTTAGAACGCAGGACACTTGGCTGGCCTTATTTCAACTTTGAGTCAGGGGAGAGCTGCCCTGTCCTTGTGGGAAGGGCCCAGAGCGGAGCAGCCCAGCTCCAGGCTCTCACCCTGGGCAGGCGGGGCCTGCGGGGCCCCAGTGGGGTGTCCTGGGCCCCTGCCTGTGGCAGGGAGCCCTGTCCTCACTGCGGCCTCAGTCCTCGCCGCTCCTCCCTTTGCTGCCGAAGCACTCTGAGCCCATCCTTCAGCTTTGTGCGCTTTGGTTTGTGTGGAAGTGGGTCACACAGTCTGTGGTCTTCTGTGTTTGGCCTGTTTGGGTCAACATTATAAAGTCGCCATATTTCTTTTGTgtgcttttcattcatttttgatgCTGTGTAGAATTTGAAGATGCCACAACCAGCCTTTTGAATGTGCTCACTTGTGTACTTAAAGTGGCACATCTAGGAGCTTCATAGGGTGAAGATGCAGGAGACGGGGATGCGCTGGGCTGTGTGGTGGTGGACGTGTGATGTCTTGGGGATAGTGCCTGCTGCTGGGGGCCATGTGGGAACTGCGAGTGAAGGAAGTGAGCGTGTGGCAGGGGTGTACGCATGGCGGCCAtgggggtgtggggctggggtcgGGACACTCAGTTCTTCCTCCTGAGGGACCAGAGGTCTCCCTGCTGTGTCTCCGTCACTCCCTGGCCCACAGAGGGCAGACCGGGTTCCATAGGCGCTGTAGTATTCTGTGCCGAGAGGCGGCAGCATCACAGGTTTATGCTCTGCAGGTGGGACTGCATGGCATGCGGCCGCCCTTTCGCCTCTGGAGTGCAAAGGAGAGAGTTGCATATTCTCAGCACATTGAATGAAATAGGTTTTCAGTCAGTGCATGACCTGTGGAACCAGAATCTGTGTGGGTCTGTGTGGGTCCCCGCAGTGGGGGCTTCTCCTGGGGACAGCTGCCTGCAGTGGCTCACACCTGTGTTGATTTACAGATTGTGACGTCTGCGTCCACAGACCTGCAGGACTACACTTACTATTTTGTCCCGGCTCCCTGGCTGTCAGTCAAGCTTCTGAGGCTGCTACAGTGCTACCCGCCCCCAGGTATGGTGGAGCGCAGGCCTCTCAGACGGCTCGCCTCCGCCCTTGGGAGGGGGTCTTCCACCTGGTCTCTTTAAAAGCCCTGTCCTGGTGCTGGCCCCTGTCCTGTGGGTCCTCTGCCGTGCATCCGTGCATCTTGGCTTTACCAGAGCAGCTAGTGGAGAGCCGGCACTGTGGTTACAATCCGGAATCGGCTCTGCTTTCTTATAGTTTCAGGTCTGTGCAGGTTGCTGAAACGCTCTTAAAATAAAGGGTGAAACCATGAGAAACTTTATATCCTGAATTGGTAAGCCATGTAGCTGCAGCATACACACCAAATGTGTGTGTGCTCACGGTTCATTTTGAAATGTTACTGGTTGGATCAGGGCCTAGGTACCTAGAAATAGAATTTCTTGGTTGAAGCATGAATGTGAAAATTTTGTTAGGTGCTCCCAATTCCTTCCACAAAGGTTGATTTGTTGTTGTAACCTTTAAATTTGAACCTGATTTGTTTTTATCCAGGGTACTTGTTAATTTTAAGTAACCTCTACACTAAGTGTCTCTTGTATGGAATGAAACACACAGCCTTGGTGTGGGAGgtccgtccccccacccccgctccccacACCCATTCCACACTGCTCAGCCCAGCAGATCTCTCGGTGGGACTggtgctgcctcctcctcctcctccagaaaTAGGAGGACACAGACTCAGGCTCTGACCCTGCCCTGCCCGCGTGCCTGTGGGTGCGAACTTCTTCTTGCTCCTCCTTTCAGCCCGAGGCTCTGACGCCTTCGCCCTGCCTGCTGTGCTTTAGTTTGGCAACCTCCACCTACCCTGGCGCCTGTGGGTGCAGGTCCCTCAGGGTGGCTCAGGCCCTGCTCTGCACCCTCTGCCCACCTTGGGGGCTGCGCCTCTCCACTGGAGGGGGCGGCAGTTCCCACAGCCGGGCCCCCGCAAGCGATTTCTGACACTctggtatttttgttgtttttttctttttggtcaatTGTTTCTTCTGGTTtgagtagaaatttaaaaatttcctcttctttttattgtttcttgtaacattttctttatttctgttggtGATATGGTGATAGCACatggagaaagaaatattttccctAAACTTTTATACGTCATGTGTTTAGTCCACGTGCGtgagactttatttccttttgatttatGTGACCTATATCTCGGAAAAAGCGTTATGTgtgttatttcattaaaatgcacATGTAGTTCCCTGGCTGTTGAATCATCTTATTTTAAGTGGCTGCACAATCTGAATAGCCACCGTTTCTGCCTGCTCTGAGACGACTTGACAGGCCTTGCGGCGGgcagctgggagggcagggcgggctgtGGGGGAGCTGGCCCGATGGCTTTCTGTCTCGCCCAGAAGACCCTGCGGTGCGAGGCCGCCTGACTGAGTGCCTGGAGACCATCCTCAACAAGGCCCAGGAGCCACCCAAGTCCAAGAAGGTGCAGCACTCCAACGCCAAGAATGCCGTGCTCTTCGAGGCCATCAGCCTCATCATCCATCACGACAGGTGGGTCGGCAGGCGCCCCTGCCGCTGCTCTCCCCATGGCCAGCTTGACCATGCACTCCTCCCAAACACGGGCACGTGTGCTCCTCCTCGTTGACATCAGGCCTAGAGGGCAACCTGTGGCCACACACCCTGCAGGCACTGGTGCGTGGCCTCACCCTCTTCCCCAGCAGTGCCTGTCCCCTGCGTGGCCCCTCTTCTATGCCCTCCGACCCTCAGAGCCACCGCACCACCCCCGAGGGCATCTGCTGTCTCTCCTGAGCACCCACTGCTGACAGGAAGGACGGGTGCCTGTCCGAGTGTGTCTCCTTAGTGCTCCTGTGGCAGAGAGCAGCAGCCAGTGCCGGCGGTAGGCCataggggagtgtggaggtgacCATGCGTGTCGGTGCCACACAGAGAGGGGACAGGTAccctggggcagtggggggggaTTTGCTGCCTTGCCGTCTCTGTGCAGCTCCTGCTTTCAAGCTGCCTGCGTGTGGCCTTGCTCGTGGGGCTGTGTCCTAGAAGCCCCATGACAGCGACAGTGTGGCCCCACATGGAGCTATGAGGCAGTGCAGGGAGCACCGCGGGCCATGCAAACCCTCTCCCAGCTGTCTTCTGCGCCCTGCTCCTGCACATGCCTGTGACAGCACGCAGTGCGAGTCGCACTTCCCACAGAACTTTCCATATCAGAGGAGGCCTTTATGTCTTCAGAAAATGCACGTAAAGAGCAACAGCCTCGTGAGGACAAAGGAGGGAGTGAGCAGAGACCTAACCCAATTTCCTGGGAACTGGCACTTAAATATTCACGAGCCTCTTTTGCATCCGTGTCTCCACATTTGCCCCTCCAGTGTCCCCTCATTGTCAGGGCTCCTGTGTGGCATCTCTCCTGGCTGGGGCCTCTGGCCGCAGTCCTGTTCCTGGCCATGGGATGGCGCTGCAGGAGCATCTGGGTTTGGGAGGGTGCCCCATCTGTCCCAGCTTCTCTACAGTGGGTGGGCCTGCGCCGGTGTGCTTGGAAAGGCCCCAGTGGTCTGACTGTGGGCACTACCTGAGGACCAAAACCAACGTTTGGGTTTACGGTTAGGGCTTTCATGTCTTGGGAGGCCCCGCAGTCTTCACTTGAGTGGCGTGGCGACTGAACGTGGCGCTGCGTTGCTGCTGCCATGCTGAAGTGCACGTGGCCCTGCTCACCAGCTTCTCCTGTCCCTTCAGCGAGCCCAACCTGCTCGTTCGTGCCTGCAACCAGCTGGGCCAGTTCCTGCAGCACCGGGAAACCAACCTGCGCTACCTGGCCCTGGAGAGCATGTGCACACTGGCCAGCTCCGAGTTCTCCCACGAGGCTGTCAAGACGCACATGGAGACGGTCATCAATGCTCTGAAGGCAAGCGCTCTGCGCTCAGGGCCCCGCATCACCCTGGGGGCACTACCGGTGGGCGCGGGCCAGGCTGCTGCTCTGGGGCACGGCTCCCCTTGGCACTGCCGTGCGGTGGCCCAGGCCCTTCTGTGCCCCACCTGTGAGGCGGCCCCTGTCGGCTGCAGCCCTGGCACTGCGTCCCCCGCCTGTCAGGGCCGCACTGATCCATGTCTGCAACGACAGGGCAGTTCTTTCTGCTAGCAGGGTGAAATCTGCCTATCTCTCCAAGAAAACTCACCGTTTGCAaaagaaaattcacttttttcaAGGAATTAAAATTCCAGACTTGGAAGAGCCAAGTGGGGGCTGTCTGTCCTGTCGTCAGACATGTCAGTGTCCGTGGCTTTCCCAGCTGTTCGTGAGCGCGTGGGAGAGCTGGCAGCAGGAGGGGGCCTGCTGAGCCTGCTGTCCTGCCCCAGGCTTAGTCAGACTAAGAAGAGGTCTGACTATCGCTTCGTGTTTGTGCAAATTTAGCAGACATTTTGGGTGCTGATTTGAATGGAAGGCCCAGGGGTTTGGAGCAAACCTCACACTGCTCTGGGTCCCTCCAGGCCCCGGTCAGGTGTGTGCTCAGTCCATGGCCTCACAGACTCGCTGTTGCTTTTACACGTCACTTGGCCCTGAACTGGCGCTGCTTAGGCCATCTTGCGCTGAGAAACGGATGTGCAGGCCCGGGGTGGGGCACGAGGGGCACGGTGACACGCCCCTAGGCAACATGGAAGGTGACTGTCTGTGACCACACAGGAGACAGGCCTCTGACCTGTCTGTCCCCTAGGAGACGGAGCTTGATTCCGGGCAGTGCAGGGGTGAGGGGGCCAGTGAGCTGGCATGTGAGGGGCTCCGCCTGACTGGAGCCTGTGGGGGTCCCTGCACTCGGATGGTGAGTGAGCAGAGCTCCGAGTGAGTGTCGGGACCCCAGTGGAGGCCCGTCCAGCCAGCCCACGGGTCGTCCTGGGCCCCTCACTCTGTGCCTCGTCCCCCAGACGGAGCGGGACGTGAGCGTGCGGCAGCGGGCCGTGGACCTCCTCTACGCCATGTGCGACCGCAGCAACGCCCAGCAGATCGTGGCCGAGATGCTGAGCTACTTGGAGACAGCTGACTACTCCATTCGAGAAGAGATTGTGAGTCTGACAAGCTGTCACCGGCCACAGACGCTTGTGCCTCTCAGCTCAAGTGTCTCCTTAGTATGGCTCTGGTTCTGTTCCACAGACTTGCTGAGATCCTGGGTAAAAGTTCCCTTTACTTTAGCTTTTTAATCCATGTTTTCGGGAAGGCTTTCAGTCTTGGAACAGTAGCCAGTGACGAGCCGTTCGGGCACTGCCCACGCAGTCAGGGAAACCTTTGCCGCCCAGGCTCCGCGGGGGCTTCAGTGGGAGTGGCTGAGGTCCGCCTGGGTGCAGAGTCCCATGGGCAAGACTGGGTTCAGACCTTTGAGTTAACCCTTCTTTGCTTGGCGTGCTTCCCCAACACCTCGGTGGTGTATCTAGGAAGAACAGGACCCGAACCCTCCCTGTGTACTACCCAGCCGTCTCAGTTTCTAGTGTTATTTTGTTGTCTGCAAAGAGGGTGCGCACACCCGACACACTGTGTGAGCTCAGCAGACACTAACTCTGTGGAAGACAAGTGCTTGCGCCGAGTTTGAGGCGGGGAGTCCCACTGCTCATGgccagcagagagcagggccTGTGCTGTGTGTGGTCCATGCGGGTCTGCTGCTGGTCTCCCTGGGGCCTCGGGCTTAGCGTCAGCCTGTGGAGCGGAGCTGGCAAGGTGAGAGGCCCCACAGCCTCTCCATTCTCaggggggaagagagacaaagaaacatggatttgttgttccatttattgatgcacttactggttgactcttgcatgtgccctgactagggattgaacctgcaaccttggtgtatcaggacgatgctccagccaactgagctgcctggccagggtggagaagcatttatttgtctttctgggaGCAAAGTGCAGCTGAGGCCTCCTTGGGGGCTTTGTGGAGTGAGTGTCCGGCGTCAGAGCTGGCTGTGAGTGACTTGCTCCTGGGCTGGTGCTCCTGAGTGTGTGTGGCTGTGCCATGTCACTCTCTGAGCTCTGTAGGGCTCATTTAGTGAAGGCTGTGGCCACCCTAGCTAAGCTGAGCACCAGGAGCTGGCCCTCAGTGCTGCGTGGTATTGCAGCCCTTGGCTGGGGTGTCCTTCCTCATGCTGTCTGTCTGCTGAGCGGAGACGGTGCGGTCTTGTGTGGGGTGGTTTCTTCTGGTTTCGAGCATCGGACAGCTGTGTTGGCTCTTAGGCCCTTTTAAATGGTGAGTGACAATCCTTAGTGTTAATCACATGAGGAGTGAAGCAGGCACTCTTTGTCCCCAGTAAGTgctctgtctgtccatctgtccggCCAGGTGTGTCTGAGCTGTGGTGCTAGCTGCTGGACATCCACCCTGGAGCCCATGTGcatcctgccctgcccccagggagcctTTCTGTCCCTGGAAGGACACAGCATGGGCAGGGCAGTGGCCTGCTTGTGATGTGGCCAAGGATGGACGCAGGTGGGGCCTGGATCCTGGGGGCTTTTGCAGAGTGTGGTGGCAGGCTTGCGGTAGAGGGTGAgagcccaggggctgctgggggcaggaggggcggagccCTGTGGGACAATGGCAGTGGGACACAGGTCAGTGTTGTCCTGAGGGCCAGGTGCATGGCTGCAGGTGagctgagggtgggaggaggcatgCTCAGGAATGGTGCTTTGGGTCACATGGGGCGTTGTGTGGAGGCTGAGGGGAAGGCGGAGCAGATGGGCGTGGTTTGGGGTCCAGCAGAAGTTGGGGCACCATGGGGAAGGTTCGGTGGTGTGGAGGTGGCTGCGCTCATGTGAGGGCGGGCAGCTCGGCAGGATGTGGTCTGGTGCGGGCAACTGATGGTGTTCAGGGCGGTCCTGTACAAGAGGGTGACATGGGGGCTTGGGGGCTGGTTGTGACCAGCCTGGTGCAGTTGCTCTGGGGCAGTGATGTGGCCCGCGGAGCCCTCTGAGGTGCGTGGCGGTAAATGAGCGGTGGGTCTTCTGTGGACACTGGAAGGGAGACTGGTGAGGAAGGCAGACCAGAAGAGCAGACCCAGAGAGTGCGGCCACTCTGCGTACCGGGGGCAGAAGGGGGAGACCAGGGCTGGCTTGGCTGTGTCAGGTTGGGTGGGCCCTCATGGGCTCCTGCTGCCGGGACTGTCTCTTCTGTGTGACCCTACAGGTATCCTGTCGTGTCTGTTCCTGGAGGGTGGTATGGCTTCCCTCAGTTAAATCTGCAAATCTCAAACTGTCTGGGCCCCTTTGAGAGCTGGTGGGAGTGCCCACCACTCAGGTTGGCCCTGTGGCTTCAGTCCTGCAGCCCCGCGTGGAGGCCCTGCTGTTGTGGGGCTGCAGGCACTTACCCTCAACGGCTGCCCCTGCAGGTGCTGAAGGTTGCCATCTTGGCAGAGAAGTATGCCGTGGACTACACGTGGTATGTGGACACCATCCTGAACCTGATCCGGATTGCTGGTGACTACGTGAGCGAAGAGGTGTGGTACCGCGTCATTCAGATTGTCATCAACCGGGACGACGTGCAGGGCTATGCTGCCAAGACGGTGTTTGAGGTACCTCAGCTCTCCTGAGGAGGCGTAGTTCTGGGGTGCAGCTGCTTCCCTTCCACCTGCTGTTGACCATCCTTGGAGTGCCCAGCTCTTGTCCTGCTGACCCCTCTGCTGGGCTCTCAGCCCCTCACCCTAATCCCCATCCGTGTCACTGACCAGGGATGGGACACCCTTGGCTCTCAAGAGGCCACCTGAGCACAGTGCCCAGGGCTGGTGTCTCAGGCTTGCCTCCCCGTGTGTGAGAGCCCACGGGGGCCCCTGGGAAGACCCTGAGGGGCACCTGCCCCCCAACCTGGGGCCTGAATGTCAGCTTTGTGGAGTGAGGCTCTTGTTATGGGGTGGGATTGGCCATGTCTCTGCTTCTGGGGCTCCTTGGTGGCACCTCTCCTGTGGTGGCGGGAGGACAGGCGGGGCAGGACTGACGCAGCCCTGGGCCTGCTCGCGGTTGTGCAGGCGCTGCAGGCCCCAGCGTGCCACGAGAACCTGGTCAAAGTGGGCGGCTACATCCTGGGCGAGTTCGGGAACCTGATCGCTGGGGACCCACGATCCAGGTAAGATGCCCCTAGGGCATCAGGGAGCATCTTGCCTGATACCGGGCTACACCTGCTGGTTTTCATGCCAGTGGTCTGACGTGGCCACCAGGTCGGCTCAGAGCAAGACCACCTCCACTCTACTTCCCTGCAAGGGGTCCTAGTGGAAAATATAGGTGTGGGTGTGGGGTGTCTTTGTCCCCAGAGGAAGCATCCACTCTCTGGGTGTAGTGGCTCTGTCCCTCCTGGGGGATCCCTCGGAGACCAGCTCAGGCTGCCTGCCCAGGTGAGAAGGTGAAGGGCTCCTGGCCATCtgctctcccccaaccccagcccgcTGGTCCAGTTCAACCTGCTGCACTCCAAGTTCCACCTGTGCAGCGTCCCCACCAGGGCCCTGCTGCTGTCCACCTACATCAAGTTCGTGAACCTCTTCCCGGAGGTGAAGCCCACCATCCAGGACGTGCTGCGCAGCGACAGCCAGCTGAAGAATGCCGATGTGGAGCTGCAGCAGCGGGCAGTCGAGTACCTGCGGCTGAGCACAGTTGCCAGCACCGACATCCTGGTAGGCCTCGGTGCACTGGCCCCCGCCCACAGCCACGCCGCTCTGCTGACCTGCGCCTTCTCCACAGGCCACAGTCCTGGAGGAGATGCCCCCGTTCCCAGAGCGTGAGTCGTCCATCCTGGCCAAGCTCAAGAAGAAGAAGGGCCCAGGCACGGTGGCAGGCCTGGAGGAAGGCAAGCGTGAGCGGGGCGCCGACGTCAACGGGGGCCCTGAGCCGGC from the Desmodus rotundus isolate HL8 chromosome 5, HLdesRot8A.1, whole genome shotgun sequence genome contains:
- the AP2A2 gene encoding AP-2 complex subunit alpha-2 isoform X3 — its product is MGTWDLVQHFAPAESPRRVQSLTPGAALLRGVKANFHPVPGKSKEAEIKRINKELANIRSKFKGDKALDGYSKKKYVCKLLFIFLLGHDIDFGHMEAVNLLSSNRYTEKQIGYLFISVLVNSNSELIRLINNAIKNDLASRNPTFMGLALHCVANVGSREMAEAFAGEIPKILVAGDTMDSAKQSAALCLLRLYRTSPHLVPTGDWASRVVHLLNDQHLGVVTAATSLITTLAQKNPEEFKTSVSLAVSRLSRIVTSASTDLQDYTYYFVPAPWLSVKLLRLLQCYPPPEDPAVRGRLTECLETILNKAQEPPKSKKVQHSNAKNAVLFEAISLIIHHDSEPNLLVRACNQLGQFLQHRETNLRYLALESMCTLASSEFSHEAVKTHMETVINALKTERDVSVRQRAVDLLYAMCDRSNAQQIVAEMLSYLETADYSIREEIVLKVAILAEKYAVDYTWYVDTILNLIRIAGDYVSEEVWYRVIQIVINRDDVQGYAAKTVFEALQAPACHENLVKVGGYILGEFGNLIAGDPRSSPLVQFNLLHSKFHLCSVPTRALLLSTYIKFVNLFPEVKPTIQDVLRSDSQLKNADVELQQRAVEYLRLSTVASTDILATVLEEMPPFPERESSILAKLKKKKGPGTVAGLEEGKRERGADVNGGPEPASASAASTPSPSADLLGLGAAPPAPAGPPPSSSGLLVDVFSESPSAVAPLAPGSEDNFARFVCKNNGVLFENQLLQIGLKSEFRQNLGRMFIFYGNKTSTQFLNFTPTLICSDDLQANLSLQTKPVDPTVDGGAQVQQVVNIECVSDFTEAPVLNIQFRYGGTFQNVSVKLPITLNKFFQPTEMASQGFFQRWKQLSSPQQEVQNIFKAKHPMDTEITKAKIIGFGSALLEEVDPNPANFVGAGIIHTRTTQIGCLLRLEPNLQAQMYRLTLRTSKETVSQRLCALLSEQF
- the AP2A2 gene encoding AP-2 complex subunit alpha-2 isoform X1, encoding MPVGSTHTGAHTDRRVGTQVCTHTHAFQCTVLHPHSVQAVRSHLQSSGKSKEAEIKRINKELANIRSKFKGDKALDGYSKKKYVCKLLFIFLLGHDIDFGHMEAVNLLSSNRYTEKQIGYLFISVLVNSNSELIRLINNAIKNDLASRNPTFMGLALHCVANVGSREMAEAFAGEIPKILVAGDTMDSAKQSAALCLLRLYRTSPHLVPTGDWASRVVHLLNDQHLGVVTAATSLITTLAQKNPEEFKTSVSLAVSRLSRIVTSASTDLQDYTYYFVPAPWLSVKLLRLLQCYPPPEDPAVRGRLTECLETILNKAQEPPKSKKVQHSNAKNAVLFEAISLIIHHDSEPNLLVRACNQLGQFLQHRETNLRYLALESMCTLASSEFSHEAVKTHMETVINALKTERDVSVRQRAVDLLYAMCDRSNAQQIVAEMLSYLETADYSIREEIVLKVAILAEKYAVDYTWYVDTILNLIRIAGDYVSEEVWYRVIQIVINRDDVQGYAAKTVFEALQAPACHENLVKVGGYILGEFGNLIAGDPRSSPLVQFNLLHSKFHLCSVPTRALLLSTYIKFVNLFPEVKPTIQDVLRSDSQLKNADVELQQRAVEYLRLSTVASTDILATVLEEMPPFPERESSILAKLKKKKGPGTVAGLEEGKRERGADVNGGPEPASASAASTPSPSADLLGLGAAPPAPAGPPPSSSGLLVDVFSESPSAVAPLAPGSEDNFARFVCKNNGVLFENQLLQIGLKSEFRQNLGRMFIFYGNKTSTQFLNFTPTLICSDDLQANLSLQTKPVDPTVDGGAQVQQVVNIECVSDFTEAPVLNIQFRYGGTFQNVSVKLPITLNKFFQPTEMASQGFFQRWKQLSSPQQEVQNIFKAKHPMDTEITKAKIIGFGSALLEEVDPNPANFVGAGIIHTRTTQIGCLLRLEPNLQAQMYRLTLRTSKETVSQRLCALLSEQF
- the AP2A2 gene encoding AP-2 complex subunit alpha-2 isoform X2, encoding MPVGSTHTGAHTDRRVGTQVCTHTHAFQCTVLHPHSVQAVRSHLQSSGKSKEAEIKRINKELANIRSKFKGDKALDGYSKKKYVCKLLFIFLLGHDIDFGHMEAVNLLSSNRYTEKQIGYLFISVLVNSNSELIRLINNAIKNDLASRNPTFMGLALHCVANVGSREMAEAFAGEIPKILVAGDTMDSAKQSAALCLLRLYRTSPHLVPTGDWASRVVHLLNDQHLGVVTAATSLITTLAQKNPEEFKTSVSLAVSRLSRIVTSASTDLQDYTYYFVPAPWLSVKLLRLLQCYPPPDPAVRGRLTECLETILNKAQEPPKSKKVQHSNAKNAVLFEAISLIIHHDSEPNLLVRACNQLGQFLQHRETNLRYLALESMCTLASSEFSHEAVKTHMETVINALKTERDVSVRQRAVDLLYAMCDRSNAQQIVAEMLSYLETADYSIREEIVLKVAILAEKYAVDYTWYVDTILNLIRIAGDYVSEEVWYRVIQIVINRDDVQGYAAKTVFEALQAPACHENLVKVGGYILGEFGNLIAGDPRSSPLVQFNLLHSKFHLCSVPTRALLLSTYIKFVNLFPEVKPTIQDVLRSDSQLKNADVELQQRAVEYLRLSTVASTDILATVLEEMPPFPERESSILAKLKKKKGPGTVAGLEEGKRERGADVNGGPEPASASAASTPSPSADLLGLGAAPPAPAGPPPSSSGLLVDVFSESPSAVAPLAPGSEDNFARFVCKNNGVLFENQLLQIGLKSEFRQNLGRMFIFYGNKTSTQFLNFTPTLICSDDLQANLSLQTKPVDPTVDGGAQVQQVVNIECVSDFTEAPVLNIQFRYGGTFQNVSVKLPITLNKFFQPTEMASQGFFQRWKQLSSPQQEVQNIFKAKHPMDTEITKAKIIGFGSALLEEVDPNPANFVGAGIIHTRTTQIGCLLRLEPNLQAQMYRLTLRTSKETVSQRLCALLSEQF